The window GATATGATTTTCCGGGTTCTGCGCCTCGTCATAGTGGTTGCCGCCATCGCCGAGCGAGAGCCAGAGATAACCGTCCCGGTCAAAGAGAATCTTGCCGCCATGGTGCCGGTTGGTCGCGATGTCGTAATTGACGGCAAACAGCTCTTCTGCGTCCTCCAGAGCGGTCAGGTCATCGCTCAGCCGGGCGCGGATCAGCGCGGTGCGGTGGGCTTCGCGGGTGCCTTGCGCGTAGGAGATGTAGACAAGACGGTTCTCAACAAAATCCGGGTGCGGGATGGCATCAAACAGCCCGCCCTGGCGATTGACCACAACATCTTCCGGCATGCCGGTCACGGGTTCGGCACGCAAATGCCCGTCAGCGTCAATAATGCGCAGGCCTTGCGAGCCGCCATCGCGTTCGGTGACGATCATCGCGCCATCCGGCAGAAAGCCGATGGACCACGGCATATTCAAATCCTCCGCCACGGTCTCCACGCGGAAATTCGCCTGTTCGGTCTCGTATACGTCCTGTGCAGACAGAGCGCCTGCGCTGACGGTCAGAAGAAGGCTGGCGGCAAGGGTGGTGCGGATCATTGGCATGTCTCCCCAAACTGTTGCGGTTAGCGTTCACACGCTCAGATAGGGGTGGCAACGCGTCTGGCCAGACTTCGTTGCCTTTCTGACATAGATGTGAACACCGGCAACGCGCCGGGCTGCAAGTGAGGCGCACTGGTCTAGGCTGCACTTCCGATTCGCGAAAATTGCCAGTCAGAGTGACGTCATGGATATGCTGAACATCGCCCTTATCGCTGCCGGCGGCCTTCTGGCCGGGGCCGTACTGACCTTTCTCTGGTTGCGCGGCGCCGCTGCCCGTGCTGCGGCCTTGCAGGAACGTCTGGCTGAGACCGAGCGGCGCTTTGACACCGAACGCGCGCAGCGCCAGGCCGAGCTGGAAGGGGAACGTGTGGCCCGGCGCGAGGCCGAGCAGGCCGCGGCTGCCTTGAAAGCGCGCATCGATACCGAGGCCGAGGCGGTGAAGCGCGAGCGCGAGAGCCTGACCCAGCTCTCCAATGCCGTGCAGGAGAAGTTCCAGCTGCTCGCCAACGAGGCGCTGGACAAATCCCAGAAAGCCTTCCTCGATCGTGCTGCCGAAACCTTCAAGCAGAACCAGGAAAAGGCTGAAGGCAGTGTGAAGGAGCTGGTGACGCCGATCCGCGAAAAACTAGACCAGTTCAAGGCGACCGTTGACCATATCGAGAAGGAGCGCGCGGCCCATCGCGGCGAGCTGGGCGAGCAGATCAACGCCCTGCGCCAGGGTCTTGCCGGTCAGCAGCAGGAGACTTCAAAGCTCGTCAACGCGTTGCAGCGCTCCTCGACTACGCGCGGCCAGTGGGGTGAGCGTACGGTGGAGAATGTGCTGGAGCTGGCGGGCCTTACCAAGGGCATCGACTATGAAAGCCAGTATCAGGCGCGTGATAGCGAAGGCGCATCCCTGCGCCCGGATTTCGTGGTGCGCCTGCCCGGTGGCGGGCGTTTCGTCATCGATTCCAAGGTGGCGCTGACGGCTTATCTCGATGCGGTAGAAGCGCCCGACGAACCGGCCCGCAAGCAGCATCTGCGCCGTCACGCCATGCAGGTGAAGACCCATATCCGCCAGCTGGCCAGCAAGGAGTATGCAAAATCGGTGGAGGGAGCGATCGACTTCGTGGCGCTCTTCATTCCCGGCGAAAGCTTCTATTCCGCCGCGATGGAGGAGGAGCCGGGCCTGTTTGACGAGGCGATTGCGCAAGACGTGATTATCGTCACGCCCTCCACCCTGCTCGCACTGGCCAAGGCGGTGGCCTATGGCTGGCGCCAGCAGGCGCTGGAAGACAATGCCCGCAAGATCGCCGCGCTCGGCAGCGAGATACATGACCGGCTGCAGACCTTTACCGGCCATCTTGGCCGGGTCGGTTCGGGTCTCAAGTCTGCAACCGCTAATTATAACAGCGCGGTAGCCTCGCTTGAGGGCAGGGTTCTGGTGTCGGCGCGCAAGATGGCCGAACTCAACGCGGCGTCCGGTTCAAAGGCGCTGGAAGGCCCGGCACAGGTCGATGAAACGCCGCGTTCACTGGCTGCCCCGACTGACCGCGAAGGCAGCGATGCTTGATCGAACCCCCTTTGCCCATTAGGTCTAGGCACATGACAGTACACCCAATACTCACGGTTCCCGATCCGCGCCTGAAACTGGTTTCAAAGCCGGTGGAGCGCGTTGATGACGATCTTCGAAACCTGATGGATGACATGGTGGAGACCATGTACGAGGCCGATGGTATCGGTCTTGCGGCTATCCAGATCGGCGTCGACAAGCGCGTCATCGTCATGGATCTGTCTGAAAAGCGTGATTCCCCGCGCTATTTCGTCAATCCGGTCGTCACACCGCTGACCGAGGAAACAAAGCCTTATAGCGAGGGCTGCCTGTCCATCCCGGATGTTTATGACGAGGTGGAACGCCCGGCGCGGGTGAGCGTTAAGTATCTCGACTATGATGGCAATGAACGTGAAGAGATCGCTGAGGATCTGTTTGCGGTGTGCATACAGCACGAAATGGACCATCTCGAAGGGGTGCTCTTCATCGATTACCTCTCGCGCCTGAAACGCGACCGGGCGGTGAAAAAGGTCCAGAAGCTTGTTAAGTCGCGACTGGAGGCTGCCGAATGACCCTGTCCCGCTATGCCACTCTGGGAGGCTCAGTCGCGCTGGCTGCGCTTCTCGCCGCGTGTGATCCCGCCGACACCGTTCCCGAGCCGCAGCCTGCCCCGGACCCTGCTCCGCAGCCGCACACTGCGTCGGACGGCGTTGGGGCTGTTAATAATGAGCCCATTCCTGAGTTGGCCCGCGACCCGGCTGACCCGCTGGATGCGAGCCCCGATACGGCGCCGGCAGCGGATGGTTTAATCGAGGCCCTGTCCCAGTATTGCGGCCAGTCGTTCGAGGGCGAGATCACCAGCCCGCCTGTCGAGATGGATGGGGATTTTGCCGGTCAACGCCTCGTCATGCACGTGCGTGAGTGCTTTGAGGATGAAGTGCGTGTGCCGTTCCATGTCGGGGATAACCATTCACGCACATGGCTTATCACCCGTCTGGACGATGGCCGCCTGCGGCTGAAGCATGACCACCGCCATGAAGATGGATCAGAAGATACGCTCACCCAGTATGGCGGCGAGAGCGTCTTCCCGCCGGTCTCGGCGCGCGTGGAGTTCCCGGCTGATCAGTTCTCGAAAGATCTGTTCGAGCGTGAGGGTATCCCGGTTTCCATGGACAATACCTGGATCATGGAAGTCACCGATACGACATTCGTTTACACGCTGACGCGCCCGAACCGCCTGTTCGAGGTGACGTTTGACCTCACCAATCCGGTAGATACGCCGCCCACGCCCTGGGGCTGGGAGGGTGAAGAGTAGCCCTCCGCACATCTGACGGTGTGATAAAGGCGCGGTCCGTTGGGGCCGCGCCTTTTTTTGTGCGGTCTTTCAGGCGGGGTCAGTTGCTCCGCTGGCCTGCCAGCAACATGCTGGCTGCGCGGGTAAGCCCGGCCCAGCGCCCTGCCGTGCTGATTTCGGCAGCCGCGATATGGTCGATCCGGCTATGGATACGCTCGCCGAAACCGTGAACGCGTTTACCGCAAAGAGCCAGGCTAGCCTGTACCAGCTGTGCCGCCGCCTCGCGCAGCCGTTCTTCCAGGTTCGGTGCGCGTGCCACCCCGCTGAAGAGCTCGGAGCGGTGATTGGTGAAGTATCGCTTGTAGTCCTCGTGACCGGTGCCCATCTCGTAACGGGTCAGGCCAAACTCCTCCATCCGCGACAAGAGCAGGTAGACCAGAAGATGGCCGGGCGAATAGGGCGACATTTCGGGGTCATAGGCGGCAAGCCAGGGGTGGAACGTGCCGTGACCTTGCGGTCCGTACTCGGCCGCGATCAGGCGGCCGCCCACGCGCAGCGTGTAGAGCTTCCCGCTCACCACGCCGTCCTGCTTGGCGAACAGCGTGTGCATCATTTTTGCCGTCCAGCGCGGAGCCAGCACGTCATGGCGGCCGGTCTGGCGGTATTGCAGGCGTTTCCAGCTTATCAGCTCATCAAGGGTTGCCGGATCGCTGGACACTTCGAGGTGTATCTCGCCGTGCTCGGTTTCCAGCTTGCGCAGGCGGCGGCGGAAATCCTTGAAGCGTTTCGGGTGCTCGGCCTGCAACTCGGCGATGAGGGCATCAGCTGTCGACCGCTTTATCGCTGCGCGCGATGGTCCGACCGGCTCCAGCCCGGCAGCCGGTGGTTTGTCAGGCGTGAAGAGGGCTGCAAAGCGGGCGCGCGACAGGCCGGCCAGGGCCAGCAATTCCTCGTCACGTGTTTCCACGTCCTGCCTGCGCAATATGGCATGAATGTCAGAGAAGGCCGATCCGATGGGCCGGGCAAAGCCGCCTGGCCGGCGATGGTAGGCGAACACCGCCGCCAGCCCTTTTGCGTCGCGGAAAAGCGCGATCTCCACATCATTGCGGGTGGTTGAAACGGCTTGTGCGAATTCGGGATGCAGAAGGGGCGAGGCAAGGCCGGTGGCCAGCGCCATGGCTGTCCATGCGTGCTGGTCCTGCGCGGTCAGGGCTTCAATCTTGATTGTCTCACAGCGCAACATGATGCGGCCTCCACGTTCAGTTCGAGCGGAGACTTGCAGTTATCGTGCCAGAGGCGAGGCGTACCGCTGCCATTTTGCGTGTAAGGTTAGCAGCAGGTTAACAGCGTCACCCGATGCCGTGCTCTGCTTTCCACGCCGCGAGGTCCACGCCCAGCACGTCGGCGAGGATCGCCGCAGTGCCGCCATTGGGATCAGGTACGGTGCCTGTGGTCAGGCCGCCATCGACCACCAGTGCCTGCCCCGTCACGAAGCGCGCCTCGTCGCTGGCCAGATACACGGCGGCATTTGCGATATCAGCAGGACTGCCACCTACAGGCAAAGGCTGGGCGAAGGCTCCGAGCTCCTCCAGCTTGGGCTGGGCGGCCTCGGCGGCGTCCTGATCCAGCCCGAAAGCCCGCCCGAACACGGCGGTCGCGATGAGGCCGGGATTGATGCAGTTCACCCGGATTTTATGGGGCGCAAGCCGCACCGAGACGGTCTTTGTCATATGGATCAGCGCGGCTTTGGCGATGGAGTAGAGCAGGGGCCCGTAATTCACGCCAATCCCGGCAACGCTGGAGGTGGAGATGATCGCCCCCCCGCCAGCGGCCTGCATGTGGGGCAAGGCGTGCTTGATGCCGAAAAGGGCGGCGCGCAAATGCAGGTGCATGACGTGATCGAACGTTGCTGCCTCGATCTTGTCCACCGGATAGTCCGGCTCGGCAGAGCCAGCATTATTGAACAATATGTCCAGCTGCCCGTGGCGTTCGATGGCCAGATTGATCAACGCCTTGATGTCAGCCTCGTTTTTCACATCGGTGGTGCGGAAGGCAAGCTTTGGCCCGTGAAACTGCGCCATCACTTCGCCGCGCCCGGTCTCCAGATCGCCCATCACGACATGGGCGCCTTCGGCTATGAAGCGCTCCACGCTTGCCTTGCCGATACCGCTGGCACCGCCAGTGATGACCGCGACCTTGCCATCCAGCCGTCCACCCATTTTCGCTGTGCCCCTTGTCAGTGAACTCAGGGCACACACTGGCCCGCATTCGGCAATGCCGGCAAGCCCTTTGCCGGAGATGTAGGGGAACGCTTGTCTGCCTTGCGGGTTATCAACCGGGATATAAGGCGGGCTTTCATGGAACGTATCAAATTACTCATAAGCCGGATCACCGGCTCTCTCTGGTTTCTGCCGGCCTTGTATGCGGCCGGAGCGATAGTGCTGGTTTTCGCCGCGCCGCTGACCAGGTTCATTGTTCCAGATGCGCTTGCCGAGCTGATTGAGGAAGAGGCTCTGCGCACCATCCTCAATGTTCTGTCGTCCAGCCTGCTGGCCGTAACGATCTTTTCACTGACGACGATGGCGACGTCGCTTAAGGCTGTCAGCGATGCTGCGACGCCGCGCGCAAGGCCCATTCTCATAAAGGGCGGCGGCGCACAGAACGCCATTGCGACCTTCCTCGGGGCCTTCATTTTCAGCATGATCGGGCTGGTCGCACTCAATAGCGGCATGCTGGGCGGTGGCGGCGCGACGATGTTGTTTGCCCTCACGGGGCTTGCGACGCTTATGGTGGTGATCGTCCTCATCCAGTGGATCCGGCAGCTTTCAACGCTCGGCGATGTCGAGGATGCAATCTCGAAGGTCGAGGCGGCGACGCGGAATGCATTCCGCACGCTTGCCTGTCTGCCGCCTTCAGCCGGTCAATCAGCATTGGGTAAGGCCAAGCCCTATGCGCTGCGCGCTGAACGGCCGGGCTATGTGCAGATGATCGATCTGCCTGCGCTGGAGGACACGGCAAAAAGGCTGGATGTGCGCGTGGAAGTGTTGGCCATTCCAGGTGACAGGTGCGGACCGGCTCTGGAACTGGCACGCGTGTATGGCGCGGACAGCGCTAAAATGGCGCAAAAGCTCCTGCCCTGCTTTGTGCGGGGCAGCGTGCGCACCCTGGAGGCCGACCCCCGGCTTGGACTGACAGCCCTTAGCGAGATCGGGTCACGCGCCCTGTCGCCGGGCATCAATGATCCCGGCACGGCCATCTCCGCAGTTCGCGCGCTGGAGCGCTGCTTTGCCGGATGGTGCGAGGTTCTGAATGATGCCGGAGACCGCGAAGCTCTGTCCCGCGTCGTCTATCCCGGCCTCGATGCAGCCGAAGCCTTGCGCGAACCAGTCATCGCGCTGGCGCGTGACGGGGCAGCACAGCTGGAGGTCATGCGCGCTCTGGGCCAGCTATGCGCGACCGCCTCTGAACTGGACGGCCTTGACCTTGGCAAGGAGACAAGCGCCCTGAAGGCGGAGATCGTTGAACGGGCGAGCACCGCGATGGCGCACAAAAGTGACATTGTGCGGCTTAAGGAAGCGATTGGCTGAGCGGGCATGAGACCAGCCCTTGCGCCGAAGCGGATTCAGGGTTAGAGCCGCCCCGCAAGAGAAAAGGAGGTCTCCGCCATGGAGATTGTTGAAGGTCTCACCTTCGATGATGTGCTCTTGCAGCCCGGCGCATCGGAAATTATCCCCGCAGACGCAGATGTGCGCACGCGCGTCACGCCCCGGATCGGGCTGAATATCCCGATCCTGTCCGCCGCCATGGACACTGTCACCGAAGCGCCGCTGGCCATCGCGATGGCACAGGCCGGCGGCCTGGGCGTCATCCACCGCAATCTGGAAATCCTCGAGCAGGCCGAGGAAGTACGCCGCGTGAAGCGCTATGAGAGCGGCATGGTGGTCAATCCGGTCACTATCGGCCCGGACGCGACCCTGGCGGACCTCAAAGCCCTGATGGACCATCACCGCATCTCCGGCATTCCGGTCGTTGAGGGCGGTGGCAAGGGCGGCGCGGCAGGCGCCAGGCCCGGAAAGCTGATTGGCATCATCACCAATCGCGATGTGCGCTTCGCCGATGATATGAGCGCGAGCGTCGCCAGCCTGATGACGAAGGACCACCTCGTGACCGTGCGTCCCGGCGCCGATCAGGCGGAGGCGCGCCGCCTCCTGCACAAGCACCGTATCGAGCGCCTGCTGGTCGTCGATGAGGACGGGTTCTGCGTCGGCCTGATGACCGTGAAGGACATGGAGAAGGCGCAGGCCCACCCCAACGCCGCCAAGGACGAGCATGGCCGTCTGCGCGTCGCTGCGGCGACCACTGTGGGCGATGCGGGCTTTGAGCGCGCCGAGGCGCTGATGGATGCGGGCGTGGACGTGGTCGTGATCGACACCGCCCACGGCATGAGCGCCTCCGTGCTGGAGCAGGTGCGCCGTATCAAGCGCGCGTCGAACACCACCCAGATCGTGGCGGGCAATATCGCGACCTATGATGGCGCGCGTGCCCTGTTCGACATGGGGGCAGACTGCGTGAAGGTGGGCATCGGGCCGGGCTCGATCTGCACCACGCGCATCGTCGCCGGTGTGGGTGTGCCGCAGCTGACCGCCATTATCGAGGCGCGCCGCGCGGCGGAAGGCTTTGAAGGCGCGGTCATCGCCGATGGCGGCATCAAGTATTCCGGCGACGTCGCCAAGGCCATCGCGGCCGGCGCGGACTGCGTGATGATGGGCTCCATGCTGGCCGGGACGGAAGAAGCGCCGGGCGAGGTCTTCCTCTACAAGGGCCGCTCCTACAAATCCTATCGCGGCATGGGCAGTGTCGGCGCGATGGCGCGCGGCTCAGCCGACCGGTATTTCCAGAAGGAAGTTACCGATCGCATGAAGCTGGTGCCTGAAGGCATTGAAGGCCAGGTGCCCTATAAGGGCCCGGTCGGCCCGATCCTGCACCAGATGGTGGGCGGGCTTCGCGCCGCGATGGGCTATACCGGCTCGAAGACGATTGCCGACTTCCAGAAAAACGCCGTCTTCGTGCGCATCACCAATGCCGGGCTTCGCGAAAGCCATGTGCATGACGTGACCATCACCCGCGAAGCGCCCAACTATCCCAGCCCGAGCTGATGCGGGACGCAGGGCGCATAGCCGCCGCCATTGAGGTGCTGGACACCATTTTGAACCGGCATCAGCCGGTCAAGGAAGCCATGCGCGACTGGGGCAAGGCCAACCGCTATGCGGGCTCTGGCGACCGGGCGTGGATTTCCGGCCTCGTGCTGGACAGTCTGCGGCGCAGAGGCTCTGTCAGCCATCTGATGGGCGCTGACAGCCCCCGCGCTCTGGTGCTCGGCACGCTTTCCCATGAGTGGGAGACGGGGCCGGACGCCGTCGCCGCGATCTTTGAAGGCGATGAGCACGCCCCTGAACCGCTAACCGATGCAGAGCGTGCGGGCATGCTGGCCACCTTGCCTGATGACGCGCCGCTGCACGCGCGCGCGGAAATCCCTGAATGGCTCGCCGCGAGCTTTGAGCGCGGGTTTGGCAAGGACGCGGTGCTGGAAGGGGCCAGTATGGCGGGCCGTGCGCCGGTGGATTTGCGCGTCAATGCGCTCAAAACCGACCCTGAAAAGGCGATTGGCGCGGTGCGCGCCCAGATCAATGCCGATCCATCGGAATTGCTCACCACGGCCATCCGCATTCCCGGCCATGATCCGCGCGCCAAATCCCCGCCCGCTGATGCCATCCCTGCTTACGGAAAAGGCTGGGTAGAGGTGCAGGATATTGGCAGCCAGATCGCCGCGCTCGCCGCGGCGCCGGTGGAAGGGCTGCAGGTGCTCGATTTCTGCGCCGGTGCGGGCGGAAAGACGCTGTCTCTGGCCGCGCTGATGAACAATACCGGCCAGCTCTATGCGTGGGATTATGACTGGCGGCGCCTGCGCGCCATCTGGCCGCGTCTGGAGCGGGCAGGGGTGCGCAATGTGCAGGTGCGTTCGGGCAAGGAAGCAGAAGCCTTGGGCGATCTGGAAGGCAAGATGGATCTGGTCTTCATCGACGCGCCCTGCACAGGCTCTGGCACCTGGCGGCGCAGGCCAGACACGAAATGGCGCCTGAAGGAAAAGGCGCTCGCCACACGCATCGCTCAGCAGGACGAGGTGCTGGCCAAGGCCGCAAAATACGTGCGTCCCGGCGGGCGCATGGTCTATGTGACCTGCTCCATCCTGCCGGAGGAAAATGGCGACCGGATCGACGCGTTCCTGAGCACCAATCCCGATTTCCGCGCCGTGCCGGTGATGGACGCGCTTGTCGCTTCAGGCCAGCTCACCGAAGAGGGCGCGCTCACGTTATCTGCCTGCGCAGGCGCTCACGGAGCCCTCCAGCTCACCCCCGCCCGCACCGGCACGGACGGATTTTACGTGTGCGGACTGGAGAAGGCGGGGTAGGCTCAGTCCCCACTGGGACGCCATGGAAGCAGTTTCATGAAGTGAAGCAGTTTTGGTATTAGTCCGAGCACCAAACTCAATAGTTTCCAAGGCCTAGCTGTTTTGCTCGATTCATGGAGCCAACCAACATGGCAAGAGCATGACTTATGAGAAAAGTATAAACCTTCACGTCGCACGTGTTCTGATCTGAAGGAAAAATAAAGTCTCGAACTTGTATTGCGCACGCACATTCCTCCGTGCGTTAGGGTTGATAGGCACCTGTTTTGCAATACAATGCGATAATATTAGATCGATCACGTTTTGTTCGCAATATATTTTAGCAGTAGGGTAAAAGGGTGTGGAATGATCAAAGTCATCCATATCAAGGCCAGTGGCCCGGCCAGTCTGCACCTGACCTTCTCGGACGGTCAGGCCGGTGAGCTGGACCTGTCCGCCCTCATCGCCCGGTCCGGCGCTATGGTGGAGCCCTTGCGTGATCCCGCCTATTTCGCGCGCGTCTTCCTCGAAGAAGGCGCGCCAACCTGGCCGAACGGGTTCGATCTTGCGCCGTGGGCCCTGCACAAGGACATGACGGCGCAAGGCCTGCTCAAGCCTGCAGGCCGCGCCGCCTGAGCCTCACTCCCCCCGCTCCTTCTGCCCCCGTGCCACTTCGGTGGCGAGGGCTTCGAGCTTGTGCGTCCAGAAGCCCTTGAAGCGCGATAGCCAGTCATCAACCTGCTGCAACGGGGCGGGTTCGAGCGTGTAGATGCGGCGCGGCCCGTCCACGCGGGAGCTGGCAAAGCCTGCATCGCGCAGGACTTTCAGGTGCTGGGAGACGCCGGCCTGGCTGATGCCGAACTCGGCGCGGATCACCTCCACGATCTCCCCGGAGCGCAGCTCGCTGTCGGCCAAGAGTTCCAGTATGCGCCGGCGCACCGGGTCTCCAAGGACGTCAAAGGCGTGCATGGAGGTTATTGCTCCTCACCCTTGAAAAAGGCGGCGGTGCGGGCAGCCGCCGCGCGGGCCTCGTCTGCCGGTGCGCCGGAGGCTGCATGCGCCTCGCCCCACGCCTTGGCACTGGCATCGACCAGATCGCGATAATTCTGCGAGGCGAACCATTCGCCGCTCGCTTCCACCGGCGCGGTCACCTCGCCGCTGACAAATAGCGCCAGCCCGCCCAGGCCCAGATCCCAGCCGACACCGCCCGCGCCGGGGCCGTATTTTTCTTCCCAGTCGGGATCGACCACGTAGAGATGGGTGAGTTCCAGGCGCGCATGGCCATTGCCTGCCGTGTAGAGCCGCACGCTTACCCAGCTGACCTGTTCGGAGAATTCCCAGGTGACGTCCAGCGTGCGCGGCGGCTCGCAGACGCTAATTTCGCCAGCCGCATTATTCTCGATCTGGAACCGGCCACCAAGGCGGAGATCGCCCGACACGGGCGAGAACCAGCGCGCGAGGCGCTCTTTCGTAGTCACCGCCTCCCACAAATCCTCGATACGGGTGGCGTAGGTGCGGCTCGCTACAATCGCGACGGCGGGTTTGCCGTCCCGCTCCAGATTGCGCACCTCGCGGGCCGTGGCCCCGATGGCCGCTGC is drawn from Glycocaulis alkaliphilus and contains these coding sequences:
- the rmuC gene encoding DNA recombination protein RmuC, which codes for MDMLNIALIAAGGLLAGAVLTFLWLRGAAARAAALQERLAETERRFDTERAQRQAELEGERVARREAEQAAAALKARIDTEAEAVKRERESLTQLSNAVQEKFQLLANEALDKSQKAFLDRAAETFKQNQEKAEGSVKELVTPIREKLDQFKATVDHIEKERAAHRGELGEQINALRQGLAGQQQETSKLVNALQRSSTTRGQWGERTVENVLELAGLTKGIDYESQYQARDSEGASLRPDFVVRLPGGGRFVIDSKVALTAYLDAVEAPDEPARKQHLRRHAMQVKTHIRQLASKEYAKSVEGAIDFVALFIPGESFYSAAMEEEPGLFDEAIAQDVIIVTPSTLLALAKAVAYGWRQQALEDNARKIAALGSEIHDRLQTFTGHLGRVGSGLKSATANYNSAVASLEGRVLVSARKMAELNAASGSKALEGPAQVDETPRSLAAPTDREGSDA
- the def gene encoding peptide deformylase — translated: MTVHPILTVPDPRLKLVSKPVERVDDDLRNLMDDMVETMYEADGIGLAAIQIGVDKRVIVMDLSEKRDSPRYFVNPVVTPLTEETKPYSEGCLSIPDVYDEVERPARVSVKYLDYDGNEREEIAEDLFAVCIQHEMDHLEGVLFIDYLSRLKRDRAVKKVQKLVKSRLEAAE
- a CDS encoding GNAT family N-acetyltransferase — encoded protein: MLRCETIKIEALTAQDQHAWTAMALATGLASPLLHPEFAQAVSTTRNDVEIALFRDAKGLAAVFAYHRRPGGFARPIGSAFSDIHAILRRQDVETRDEELLALAGLSRARFAALFTPDKPPAAGLEPVGPSRAAIKRSTADALIAELQAEHPKRFKDFRRRLRKLETEHGEIHLEVSSDPATLDELISWKRLQYRQTGRHDVLAPRWTAKMMHTLFAKQDGVVSGKLYTLRVGGRLIAAEYGPQGHGTFHPWLAAYDPEMSPYSPGHLLVYLLLSRMEEFGLTRYEMGTGHEDYKRYFTNHRSELFSGVARAPNLEERLREAAAQLVQASLALCGKRVHGFGERIHSRIDHIAAAEISTAGRWAGLTRAASMLLAGQRSN
- the guaB gene encoding IMP dehydrogenase is translated as MEIVEGLTFDDVLLQPGASEIIPADADVRTRVTPRIGLNIPILSAAMDTVTEAPLAIAMAQAGGLGVIHRNLEILEQAEEVRRVKRYESGMVVNPVTIGPDATLADLKALMDHHRISGIPVVEGGGKGGAAGARPGKLIGIITNRDVRFADDMSASVASLMTKDHLVTVRPGADQAEARRLLHKHRIERLLVVDEDGFCVGLMTVKDMEKAQAHPNAAKDEHGRLRVAAATTVGDAGFERAEALMDAGVDVVVIDTAHGMSASVLEQVRRIKRASNTTQIVAGNIATYDGARALFDMGADCVKVGIGPGSICTTRIVAGVGVPQLTAIIEARRAAEGFEGAVIADGGIKYSGDVAKAIAAGADCVMMGSMLAGTEEAPGEVFLYKGRSYKSYRGMGSVGAMARGSADRYFQKEVTDRMKLVPEGIEGQVPYKGPVGPILHQMVGGLRAAMGYTGSKTIADFQKNAVFVRITNAGLRESHVHDVTITREAPNYPSPS
- a CDS encoding SDR family NAD(P)-dependent oxidoreductase, which encodes MGGRLDGKVAVITGGASGIGKASVERFIAEGAHVVMGDLETGRGEVMAQFHGPKLAFRTTDVKNEADIKALINLAIERHGQLDILFNNAGSAEPDYPVDKIEAATFDHVMHLHLRAALFGIKHALPHMQAAGGGAIISTSSVAGIGVNYGPLLYSIAKAALIHMTKTVSVRLAPHKIRVNCINPGLIATAVFGRAFGLDQDAAEAAQPKLEELGAFAQPLPVGGSPADIANAAVYLASDEARFVTGQALVVDGGLTTGTVPDPNGGTAAILADVLGVDLAAWKAEHGIG
- a CDS encoding ArsR/SmtB family transcription factor; protein product: MHAFDVLGDPVRRRILELLADSELRSGEIVEVIRAEFGISQAGVSQHLKVLRDAGFASSRVDGPRRIYTLEPAPLQQVDDWLSRFKGFWTHKLEALATEVARGQKERGE
- a CDS encoding DUF2254 domain-containing protein, with amino-acid sequence MERIKLLISRITGSLWFLPALYAAGAIVLVFAAPLTRFIVPDALAELIEEEALRTILNVLSSSLLAVTIFSLTTMATSLKAVSDAATPRARPILIKGGGAQNAIATFLGAFIFSMIGLVALNSGMLGGGGATMLFALTGLATLMVVIVLIQWIRQLSTLGDVEDAISKVEAATRNAFRTLACLPPSAGQSALGKAKPYALRAERPGYVQMIDLPALEDTAKRLDVRVEVLAIPGDRCGPALELARVYGADSAKMAQKLLPCFVRGSVRTLEADPRLGLTALSEIGSRALSPGINDPGTAISAVRALERCFAGWCEVLNDAGDREALSRVVYPGLDAAEALREPVIALARDGAAQLEVMRALGQLCATASELDGLDLGKETSALKAEIVERASTAMAHKSDIVRLKEAIG
- a CDS encoding DUF2442 domain-containing protein, whose protein sequence is MIKVIHIKASGPASLHLTFSDGQAGELDLSALIARSGAMVEPLRDPAYFARVFLEEGAPTWPNGFDLAPWALHKDMTAQGLLKPAGRAA
- a CDS encoding PQQ-dependent sugar dehydrogenase — translated: MIRTTLAASLLLTVSAGALSAQDVYETEQANFRVETVAEDLNMPWSIGFLPDGAMIVTERDGGSQGLRIIDADGHLRAEPVTGMPEDVVVNRQGGLFDAIPHPDFVENRLVYISYAQGTREAHRTALIRARLSDDLTALEDAEELFAVNYDIATNRHHGGKILFDRDGYLWLSLGDGGNHYDEAQNPENHIGTLIRLNDDGSVPSDNPFADGDGGAPEVWSYGHRNIQGLVQHPETGTIWSHEHGPRGGDEVNIHRESGLNYGWPEITYGIEYDGSIITEDREREGMEQPIWYWTPSIANSGAAFYTGDAFPHWQNDLFVGALAGMHVARLETDGDRVIGQERLLEDLEERIRDVRTGPDGYIYITTDSDEGRVLRLVPAE
- a CDS encoding SRPBCC family protein; amino-acid sequence: MHIDIAAAIGATAREVRNLERDGKPAVAIVASRTYATRIEDLWEAVTTKERLARWFSPVSGDLRLGGRFQIENNAAGEISVCEPPRTLDVTWEFSEQVSWVSVRLYTAGNGHARLELTHLYVVDPDWEEKYGPGAGGVGWDLGLGGLALFVSGEVTAPVEASGEWFASQNYRDLVDASAKAWGEAHAASGAPADEARAAAARTAAFFKGEEQ
- a CDS encoding RsmB/NOP family class I SAM-dependent RNA methyltransferase; protein product: MRDAGRIAAAIEVLDTILNRHQPVKEAMRDWGKANRYAGSGDRAWISGLVLDSLRRRGSVSHLMGADSPRALVLGTLSHEWETGPDAVAAIFEGDEHAPEPLTDAERAGMLATLPDDAPLHARAEIPEWLAASFERGFGKDAVLEGASMAGRAPVDLRVNALKTDPEKAIGAVRAQINADPSELLTTAIRIPGHDPRAKSPPADAIPAYGKGWVEVQDIGSQIAALAAAPVEGLQVLDFCAGAGGKTLSLAALMNNTGQLYAWDYDWRRLRAIWPRLERAGVRNVQVRSGKEAEALGDLEGKMDLVFIDAPCTGSGTWRRRPDTKWRLKEKALATRIAQQDEVLAKAAKYVRPGGRMVYVTCSILPEENGDRIDAFLSTNPDFRAVPVMDALVASGQLTEEGALTLSACAGAHGALQLTPARTGTDGFYVCGLEKAG